The Bacteroidota bacterium region AAAAATTATAATGATTACCGCTTACTTTCCTCCAGACTGTTTATTGAAAGAATTAAGAAAGGCTTTATACGCAGCAGAGAGGAATTAAAACTGTATAATGTTTTTTTAAAACACCCTTTGTTTCAACATGAAACAAAAGCAAAGTCTTTCCAGGCACTTAATTCCTATTATGCGTTTTATGCAACTTATTACTTCGATTGTCTTGATTATTCCAAAGCATATCATTATTCAAAAAAGTTGGCCCTGCTATTAGAAAACAACCCGCATCTTTTAAAAGAAAAACCCGATAGGTATTTAACTGCATTAAATAACATGATCACATGTCAGAACAGACTCTATAAGCTTAATGAAGCACGTGACTATAATGAAAAATTAAATGCGCTGAAAACCGAATTTCCAAAACTGACTAATAAAATTGAGACTGATGTTTTTGTTCACTCACTGGAAACACACGTGGACTCCGGCCAATTTAAAGCAGGCATCAGAGCAATGGAAGGTGCTCAGAGAAAACTAATACAACAAAAAAATGTTCTTTATAGAAATATTGAAGAAAATGTTGTTGTTAATTATGATTTCTGCCGATTGTATTTTGGAGCTGAAGATTACCAAAAAGCCAGCTCATATTTGAATAAAATATTAAACAACCCGCTTGATGCAAGAAGTGATCTGCATTGCTTTTCAAAGATCATCAGTTTGATTATTCATTTTGAATTAAACGACACTGAACTATTGGAATATTCAATAAAATCCACGTACAGGTATTTATTAAAAAGAAATCGCCTATATAAATTTGAGGATGCTATTCTGAATTTTATCCGGAAAAAAATTTTCAAGAAAAATACTTATAAAGATCTTATAGAAGCATTTAAAGAGCTGTGCGAAGAACTTTTAAAATTATCGAAAAACCCATTCGAAAAAAGAGCTTTGGAATATTTTGATTTTATCAGCTGGCTTGAAAGTAAAATAGAGAACCGGTCATTTGCTGAAGTGGTGAGGGAGAAGGCGAAGTTGGTTGGGGGCTGATGCTTTAGCTCTCTATGCTCCCAACAAAACTCACGGTACGGTCACGCTAACATTTATACTGCATCCGTCACGGTGTAGTTAAACTAACGTTTACACTACACCCGTTTTTATCTTTAATATTAATGCTGTAAGGTCCCGGACACAGTTTATTTTTAAATCGGTTGATATACCCATCCGGCCATGTATAAGTATATGGATTTGTTCCCCCGGAAGCATTTACCATTATCCATTCTTTACAGCCGCAACCATTACAGTTGGCGGTACCTTTGGTGAACAGACCTGATAAGGCAGGCGGTGAAATTATGGAAGCTGATGATGTAGCAGTACATCCTTTACTGTCAGTTATAGTAACAGTGTAATTACCAGCTGTTAAACCCGAGATAGCTGAAGCAGATCCGCCGGGTGTCGACCAGGTGTAAGTGAAAGCGGGACTGCCACCTGCAGCTGTGGCTGTGACGGAACCATTGCTACTACCGTTACAGGTTATATTTGTTGCGGTGGCA contains the following coding sequences:
- a CDS encoding SprB repeat-containing protein; amino-acid sequence: ATATNITCNGSSNGSVTATAAGGSPAFTYTWSTPGGSASAISGLTAGNYTVTITDSKGCTATSSASIISPPALSGLFTKGTANCNGCGCKEWIMVNASGGTNPYTYTWPDGYINRFKNKLCPGPYSINIKDKNGCSVNVSLTTP